GACCGACCCCACCGAAGGCGTCGATCGTGCTGCCGACCTGACGCTCCCACGCCTCGAAGTCCTCGACGATCCCGCGGATCTCGGTCTTCGACGAGTTGGCCAGCTCCGCCATCCGGGCAGCGCCTTCCGGGCCGGCCGCCTTCAGCTCGGCGATCAGACCCTCGGACAGACCCTTGCGCGCGGCCTCCGCAGCGTTGACCTCGAAGTCGCGCAGCGCCGCGGTCTGCTCGCGCAGCGACTCCCGCCACTCCGCCATCGACACGTCGGTGTCGAGCAACGCCTTGCGCCAGTCATCCCCGAACGACTGGGCCACGTCCCGGGCAGCGTCGCGGGACTCCTCGAGCGCCTCGCGCATCTGCTCGTGCTGCTTGATCGACGCCTCGATGCTGTCCGCGGTGACACCCTGGCTCGCCGCGAGCTCCTCGCTGGCACCGGCGGCGTCACGGTTGGCGTTCTCCACCCCGACGATCGCGTCGAGGTACCCCGGGACGAGGTTCTCGATCTCCTTCAGCGTGTAGCCAGCGTCCCGCGCGGTCTGGCGGAACAGGTCGTAGCCGGCCGCGGCCTCCTCGATCTGGCCTTCCTGGACCATCGAGGCCAGCGTGGCGTCGAACTGAGCGAACGACTCCGCGGCGAGATCCCAGCTCTGGGTCGCGCCGGGCACCCAGGAGGTGAGCTTCTCGAACCCGCTGGTCTGCATCGCCTCGAGCGCGCTGGCGAGCCCGTCGATCTGGGCGGTGATCTTCAGCGGCCCGGAGAAGGTGCGGGCGTCGCGGGTGAAGATCTCGTCGAGCTTGGGCGCGCCCTTGACGGTGTCGGCGAGGTCGAGGACCGCGGCGCGGGTGCGCTCGAGGCCGGGGGCGGGGTCCTTGTCGCTGTCGATCTGCGCGGCGATGTAGAACGCGGCGGCGAGGCTGGTGGCGAAGCCGAAGGCCTTCCCGAGGCCCATGACCGCCGAACCGGTGGCCCGCGCAGCAGCGGTGGCACGGGGCATGTCCTTCGCGAGCGTCGCCATCGCAGCGCGGGTCTCGATGATGCGAGGAGCGGCGAGGAGGAACGCCCCGGCGGCGAGCGCCCCAGCACCGGACAGGCCCGTCAGCGCGGCGATCGCGAGCTGCACCGGCGCGGGCAGCGACTCGATCATGCGGAGCGCGTCCGCGGTCTCGTTGGCCAGGTCGACCAGGAACCCGCCGCCCTGCGGTCCGACCAGCGGGGTGGTGACAGTGGAGGCGAGGTCGCGCCACGCGGCCTTCACCCGGTCGATCGCGCCGGCGTAGGTCTGCTTGACGTTGTCCGCCGCGCCACCGAACCGCTCCTGCATACCGGCGGCGAGCGCGTCGAGAGCCATGCCGGCGTCGAGCGACCCGGCAGTGATCGCCTCACGGACCTGCGCCCCGGTCATCCCCATCTGGGAGCCGATGAGCTCGGCGGCGTTGATACCGCGCTGACCGAGCTGCATCAGGTCGACCGCGGTGATCTTCGACGCGGCCGAGATCTGACTCATGATGTAGGAGATCTCGGCGATCTGCTGGTTGCTGCCGCCCATCGCGGCGACCGACTGCTGCACGGCGTCGAGGTACGGCAGGACCTTCTGGGTCTCGATGCCGAAGCCGATCATCTGCTGCTGGGCAGAGATGAAGACCTGCTTGGCGAACGGGCTGTTGCGCGCGAACGCGTCGAGCTGGTCCATCTGGGCGTTGGCCTGCTCGGCGCCGCCCAGGAGCGTGGTCATCGCTGCGCGGGAGGTCTGCTGCAGCTGGTTGTATGACACCCCGGTCTTCAGGACCAGTGCGGCGAGACCGGTGATCGCGAGGCCGTACCCGGTGGCGGCCTTGCCGGCGGTGTTCCACGCGTCGGCGTTGTTCTTCGCGGAGGCGGTGACCTCGCGGCCGAGCTGCTGCGCGCTGGTCGCGACACCACGCAGGCCGCCCGTCTGGCGCGCTGTTGAGCGCTCCATCCGGGCGGCCATGTCGTCGGTTGCCTTGCCGACCCGCAGGGCTTCCTGCAGGTACTGCGACGCCGACATCGAGAGGCGTACGACGACCGACCGGGACTCAGCGGACAACGCACACCTCCCTCACGTCAGCGCGGTTTCTTCTCCGGCGGTTCCGGCCGGGCGGTGGTGACGCCGATCTCGAAGGGCTTCAAGGGGCCCTTCGAGTCGGGTCGGGTGTTCACGACCTGCGGACCGACGCGGTACGACACCTGCTCGCCCTTGATGGCAGTGCAGGACTGGCACACGACCTCGGCGTCGTCGGGCTTCGCGAAGAAACCCGACATCCCGGCATGCCACGCGAGCTCCACCGGCACGTGACAGCCCGGGCACTCCATCGCCTCGGCCTGCTCGAGCGCCTCGATGAGCCGGTAGTCGTCGCGCACCCACTCCGGCGACGACACCGCGCGGGTGATGCGGTTCGGGTACTCGGGGTCGTCGTAGAAGTAGTGGGTCTGCCGGACCCGGTCGCCGAGGTAAAGCGTGGGCGGGATCCCCAGCGACCGGGCCTGGATCAGCGTTCGTCGGAGCCCTGCTCCAGCAGGGTCTGCGAGAAGCCGGGCAGTTTTGGGACATCCACCCCGTCCTGGGTGCACGCCGACTGCGCTGCGTTGGCGAGCGCACCAATCTGACCGTCGGCCAGCTTCCCGCGCAGCTGGCGCACCTGGTCCTCGGTGAGCTCGGGCTCGACCGCGCACGCGGCGATCAGCTTGTCGCTGTACGCCGTCCAGCCGGCGCGGTCGTCGGACTTCTTCGGCTGGTGGCGTCGCACGAACGCGGCGTACGCGTCAGAGTCCAGCCCGCGCAGCTTCACGCGCCACGCGTCCTTCCGACGCGCGGCGGCGATCTGGCGCAGACGCTCGGCGACCGCGACCGCGCGGCCCTGCTCAGCGACGGAAGCCTCGGCGTTGACCTCGCCCTTGTAGTTCACCAGCGTGGTGAGCTCCTCGAGCAGTGCCCGCTCCTCGCCGGCGAGGTCGCCGCGGAGGTCGATGGTGACGACCCGCTCGGGGCGCCGCAGGACCCTCAGGACGTCCTCGAACGAGAACGTGCCGGCGGTCTCGGTGAACTCGGGGGTCTCGGGGCGCTGGAACGGGTTGGGCGGGGTGGCGGTGCCAGCGTCAGTGGGGTCGGTGGTGTCGCCGACAGAACGGTCAGACATGGGTGCTCCTGGTGTCGAGGTGTGTCGAGGTGTCGAGGTGTCGAGGTGGTGGCGCTGAGAGGGGGAGGCGGGCGCCTCGACGTCGCCCGCCACCCCCGTTCGAGGAGGCGGCGCTAGGTGCCGCCGTGGGTCACGGCCCAGCAGCGGGCGCGACCGTGATGAAGTCCCACGCCTCCTTGACCTGGGCGGGGACCCGCATCTT
The nucleotide sequence above comes from Nocardioides massiliensis. Encoded proteins:
- a CDS encoding tape measure protein encodes the protein MSAESRSVVVRLSMSASQYLQEALRVGKATDDMAARMERSTARQTGGLRGVATSAQQLGREVTASAKNNADAWNTAGKAATGYGLAITGLAALVLKTGVSYNQLQQTSRAAMTTLLGGAEQANAQMDQLDAFARNSPFAKQVFISAQQQMIGFGIETQKVLPYLDAVQQSVAAMGGSNQQIAEISYIMSQISAASKITAVDLMQLGQRGINAAELIGSQMGMTGAQVREAITAGSLDAGMALDALAAGMQERFGGAADNVKQTYAGAIDRVKAAWRDLASTVTTPLVGPQGGGFLVDLANETADALRMIESLPAPVQLAIAALTGLSGAGALAAGAFLLAAPRIIETRAAMATLAKDMPRATAAARATGSAVMGLGKAFGFATSLAAAFYIAAQIDSDKDPAPGLERTRAAVLDLADTVKGAPKLDEIFTRDARTFSGPLKITAQIDGLASALEAMQTSGFEKLTSWVPGATQSWDLAAESFAQFDATLASMVQEGQIEEAAAGYDLFRQTARDAGYTLKEIENLVPGYLDAIVGVENANRDAAGASEELAASQGVTADSIEASIKQHEQMREALEESRDAARDVAQSFGDDWRKALLDTDVSMAEWRESLREQTAALRDFEVNAAEAARKGLSEGLIAELKAAGPEGAARMAELANSSKTEIRGIVEDFEAWERQVGSTIDAFGGVGPTLEDLARSFAKLPTDVQTEIRAEGIPQTEGDIVALNEKYGLTPRDIETLVALMGNVEAERAILRLAEKLRETDRIKVEPTVSTRLMASAQSAADDILTSLRLIGATHVSPTVTVRRSVVQVPQPGIDPRNFTGTGSADGSTVPHGGPYVDRYPYLLAPGEEVISNRNGQADQWRPFLKAINAGRLADGGTVGLARGGTAVRYTLDQQIEIVRLEKTLRDLNKQLAATGKDRIVGPERQLIELMVREAQRDRRAALRAPIREARERAREIRRDGREAVSSFDLQTGMSPVDIRQTFATFRKGLREAGVQVPKQFAHLQRQSVLLARRFETNTEKLKANEEALEQLRERAQRISSAVGGIFDANPFGAEGGGLAAAMLQMQANLNDTRERDRLLQSVVGLVPGLSTDVIELLATQADIQTLRDLDTAAEVRAFAQLMQDMRTAQGAAGGWAAGAVTANDIAKYEATIAKLERTLDSQTARMERLEARAEARAQQQITKSEKAVQRGTQAGAKAGVAAGIIQTNKAQAARSKGRS